In Bacillus rossius redtenbacheri isolate Brsri chromosome 15, Brsri_v3, whole genome shotgun sequence, one genomic interval encodes:
- the LOC134539569 gene encoding ras-related protein Rab-31, translating to MKTVEAKIVVLGAQGVGKTSMVVRYIGKMFSHHISPTIGASFFTCKLNVENTRVKLQVWDTAGQERFRSMAPMYYRNANAALLVFDITQYDSFTSVKNWVKELKRNVEEPMVLNLVGNKTDLESERRVRREEACSYASSIGANYFESSALHDEGIEDVFLNTAIGLIRMSQDSVGSSLRVYDSADGCSPAAVARLGDRGSGGGVEETPGFAQGESEKPSMCC from the exons gagTTGGCAAGACCAGCATGGTTGTTCGTTACATTGGTAAAATGTTCAGCCATCACATCAGTCCTACAATAGGGGCATCATTTTTTACATGCAAGCTAAACGTGGAAAATACTCGAGTGAAACTACAG GTCTGGGACACTGCTGGCCAGGAGAGGTTTCGGTCCATGGCGCCCATGTACTACCGCAATGCGAACGCGGCCCTCCTCGTCTTCGACATCACACAGTACGACTCGTTCACGTCGGTGAAGAACTGGGTCAAAG AGCTGAAGCGTAACGTGGAAGAGCCAATGGTTCTGAACCTCGTGGGGAACAAGACGGACCTGGAGAGTGAACGACGGGTGCGGCGGGAGGAAGCGTGTTCCTACGCCAGCTCCATCGGGGCCAACTATTTCGAGTCTTCAGCTCTCCACGACGAAG GCATCGAAGACGTGTTCCTGAACACCGCCATCGGGCTGATCCGCATGAGCCAGGACTCTGTCGGCTCGTCGCTGCGGGTGTACGACTCGGCGGACGGCTGCAGCCCCGCGGCCGTCGCGAGGCTCGGCGACAGGGGCAGCGGCGGCGGGGTCGAGGAGACGCCCGGGTTCGCCCAGGGAGAGTCCGAGAAGCCGTCCATGTGCTGCTAG